In the genome of Oscarella lobularis chromosome 1, ooOscLobu1.1, whole genome shotgun sequence, one region contains:
- the LOC136199651 gene encoding coiled-coil domain-containing protein 134-like isoform X2, with the protein MWACVSNFAFFALLLLQFRVSLSIDNDTDKSVISQLQIYKRLLRQKRIDHVDAAKSLADMDNYEKKYKMLKLIFDKIFLVFTEVQKSMDEDEWEAGKELPQDEKQRESLSKLFENTLFMGDLVLRIPDT; encoded by the exons ATGTGGGCGTGTGTCTcaaatttcgcttttttcgcgcttctccttctccaatTTCGCGTCTCGCTATCGATCGATAATGACACGGATAAGAGCGTCATTTCTCAGCTTCAGATTT ACAAACGTCTTCTCCGGCAGAAACGTATTGATCACGTCGACGCAGCTAAATCATTAGCCGACATGGATAActacgagaaaaaatacaaaatgctcaaattgattttcgacAAGATTTTTCTC GTATTTACTGAAGTTCAAAAGAGcatggacgaagacgagtgGGAAGCAGGAAAAGAACTTCCTCAGGACGAAAAACAGAGAGAAA GTTTGTCAAAATTATTCGAAAATACACTTTTTATGGGAGATCTCGTTCTAAGAATTCCTGACACATGA
- the LOC136199647 gene encoding uncharacterized protein — protein MADEWQRVVLPENVFLTDNFVYSARLRDILMAKKLLSPDDIEAIGLIKTTRERVHELIWKYLSKRGPGSLLKFIEALEEDNPSQSALAKRLRSRLSESATTTTSSVSPSASSFIDEMVTKDELWDVAKEIRAKWRHVGEALGPDPKFRASDLDGFEEKKNNRDRAQAMLDAWAQKHHKRATRRVLIFALKEEEGYGTLIREVFKCDPDSVTLQPLLPSEHTNRASESRASRLKKGMVKVARVRLNVIGQDGVGKTCLVRLLFHEKFEEQPSTCGLNLSKAVTMMKSHAGTDTEKWRLLTYEEHKKELNKTFKNARTDEANTKGEREQRVSDRQYLGDRLSSGGSTQISEDSSHEKEKLSEEQLDKLEAIINDDDLFGDENKVTLMTICDLGGQEPFLASHVALMPPGALSVYLLVFNGAKLLTDKAKSTYRKLEGESIHAIKQKLCRMETNGDFLKHWASSVHIAHPVEQQGSAFLGEAEKVDFPAIFCVASHRWEAEEAAARCAKGETSVIERNNNYLKDLFQGKAWQNHFVQPTSEPEFSPVEEPKFFLVENKTSGTRKEDPTAKEIRSRVDAMTDEYWAKQDEQPARLLKFEVVMGELVNITGRSVSTLEEVKQVAEKCCIFDDEELKEALLHLTHVGAVYYFPDVLRLQKVIFHNSDWLLKLLASFVGSAHSKSGLPPNLKMDCDVAVNSGFLSLKLVNYFLRQAQVKERDYASAKGVLCHFDVFVEKTEGSEDKGYYAPCFLQDDFTQETEYSQAFTQKISFSFPLIVYAKDVLFFPEALFFRLATRLIRDYRLSSVMPLKRNRVIFPLSPGVNAEFLYQGSRNFVSLTFFSDDEEKPLTEKQMNCLSSRCSQLRVWLIKNVNDAKQPGMAGLQVEFYCQVKEIKDNSDVMKSFAPMEAAGKNFPMKTTMWTLTDRASRLNKDELQCKKVWFDLRTRSSTRVDQSDGSHFHNVVSEEERRKRRAVVNKSKVFFKPELVFQSVKRFCLAVLDCIRSFVRKEKRTWTVGSEGGQVHLKSTGVTVTLPEDAVKKKTDICVTSYLPEGCTESPAITSVTTVLPHGLTLTKKATIELKHHLCLEKPFRVRILYYSGLPKCNKGYHLLADLNQETMRAVDCETEFRVERNCIRILCLGFSEYCIIQEGHFYISVRIYAPLAFAEGESEGNVVASLSCQCDEVTKKIDEDQRKLAGEPRECKDFQNDSISVDSTEKVELSVDPPKDSSALYSVDGNSSYTIRASALKSLIGRGHMNYITRSFFLIKRTEDFSKHVKINFSYKALEKTGSVDGSFSTKIWQPMPRTPSSNGRSETHNEPIQREVQDKAINAVVSQTAGDRLDEVVSPKERLSVAKRIGRHWRHVGETLGPDPKFTSTELDYFEAKSDDRDRAQAMLTTWTEKHDKNATRRMLVLALKEENQNALISDVFEYDSNSVTAQPPPPMHYSEGTRRSRSCCPVL, from the exons ATGGCGGACGAATGGCAACGTGTTGTGCTTCcagaaaacgtcttcttgACGGACAACTTCGTCTACTCGGCGCGTCTCAGAGACATCCTCATGGCAAAGAAGCTACTCTCCCCAGACGACATCGAAGCGATCGGGCTCATCAAAACCACGAGGGAGAGAGTGCACGAGCTCATTTGGAAATACCTCAGCAAAAGGGGGCCCGGCTCGTTGCTCAAGTTCATTGAAGCGTTGGAAGAAGACAATCCTTCTCAGTCCGCATTGGCCAAACGACTACGATCACGTCTGAGTGAGAGTGCTACTACTACAACTTCTTCTGTATCTCCATCCGCCA GTTCGTTTATTGACGAAATGGTCACTAAAGACGAACTGTGGGATGTAGCTAAAGAAATTAGGGCTAAATGGAGGCATGTTGGAGAGGCTCTTGGGCCCGACCCAAAGTTTAGAGCCAGTGACTTGGACGgctttgaagaaaagaaaaacaatcgaGATCGGGCTCAAGCAATGCTCGACGCATGGGCACAAAAGCATCATAAAAGAGCCACAAGAAGAGTGCTCATATTTGCTctgaaggaagaagaaggctACGGCACGCTGATAAGGGAGGTTTTCAAGTGCGACCCCGACAGCGTTACATTGCAGCCTCTTCTTCCATCGGAACACACAAATAGGGCAAG TGAGTCGAGGGCTTCTCGCCTAAAGAAGGGCATGGTGAAAGTTGCTCGAGTTCGTCTTAATGTGATCGGACAGGACGGCGTTGGAAAGACATGTCTCGTCCGACTTCTTTTCCATGAGAAGTTTGAAGAACAGCCCAGCACGTGCGGTCTTAACCTTAGCAAGGCCGTCACAATGATGAAATCCCACGCCGGTACCGATACTGAGAAGTGGCGACTATTGACTTATGAAGAGCACAAAAAAGAGTTAAATAAGACTTTTAAAAATGCTCGCACTGATGAAGCAAACACAAAAGG agagagagagcaacGAGTTTCTGACCGTCAGTATTTGGGAGATCGGCTATCGTCTGGTGGTTCTACTCAAATCTCAGAAG ACTCTAGccatgaaaaagagaagctGTCCGAAGAGCAACTTGACAAATTAGAAGCTATAATAAACGATGACGATCTATTCGGCGATGAGAACAAGGTGACTTTGATGACGATCTGCGATCTCGGGGGGCAAGAGCCGTTTCTGGCGTCTCACGTGGCTCTGATGCCTCCCGGCGCTCTCTCCGTTTATTTGCTTGTTTTCAATGGTGCAAAGCTTCTCACCGATAAAGCAAAGTCCACTTACCGAAAATTAGAAGGCGAGAGTATTCATGCAATTAAACAGAAGCTTTGCCGAATGGAGACAAACGGCGATTTCCTCAAGCATTGGGCTTCTTCCGTTCACATTGCTCATCCTGTAGAGCAACAGGGTAGTGCATTTCTTGGCGAGGCAGAAAAAGTAGACTTTCCGGCGATATTTTGCGTTGCAAGTCACCGCTGGGAAGCCGAAGAAGCCGCAGCTCGATGCGCAAAGGGTGAAACGTCCGTCATTGAAAGAAACAATAATTATCTCAAAGACTTATTTCAAGGGAAAGCCTGGCAAAATCATTTTGTCCAACCTACATCGGAACCCGAGTTTTCTCCCGTTGAGGAACCCAAGTTTTTTCTCGTTGAGAACAAGACGTCCGGTACACGTAAGGAAGATCCCACTGCCAAGGAAATTAGAAGTCGAGTTGATGCAATGACCGATGAGTACTGGGCGAAACAGGATGAACAACCAGCACGGTTGCTGAAATTTGAAGTGGTAATGGGGGAACTTGTGAATATAACAGGACGCTCTGTATCAACGCTCGAGGAAGTAAAACAAGTGGCAGAGAAATGTTGCATTTTTGATGATGAGGAATTGAAAGAGGCCCTGTTGCATCTAACTCATGTTGGGGCTGTTTACTATTTTCCAGACGTTCTTCGCCTTCAGAAAGTCATCTTTCACAATTCTGATTGGCTGTTGAAGCTCTTGGCTTCATTTGTTGGTTCAGCACATTCAAAATCAGGTCTTCCACCCAATCTCAAAATGGACTGCGATGTAGCCGTTAATTCtggttttctttctcttaaATTGGTAAATTATTTCCTAAGGCAAGCCCAAGTGAAAGAGCGGGACTACGCATCAGCAAAAGGCGTCCTTTGccattttgacgtttttgtaGAAAAGACAGAAGGATCAGAAGACAAAGGCTACTACGCTCCTTGCTTTCTGCAGGATGATTTCACGCAAGAAACAGAATACAGTCAAGCGTTTACTCagaaaatttcattttcctTTCCACTTATTGTCTATGCTAAGGACGTCTTGTTCTTCCCCGAAGCACTATTCTTCCGCTTGGCTACTCGTCTTATTCGGGACTATCGCCTATCGTCCGTCATGCCGTTGAAGAGAAATAGAGTGATTTTCCCATTGTCTCCGGGCGTGAACGCAGAATTTCTTTACCAAGGCTCTAGAAATTTCGTCAGTCTCACATTTTTCTCTGATGATGAAGAGAAGCCACTGACAGAAAAGCAGATGAATTGTCTTTCCTCGCGTTGCAGCCAATTACGCGTGTGGCTTATCAAGAACGTGAATGACGCAAAGCAACCAGGCATGGCGGGATTGCAGGTGGAATTCTATTGCCAAGTGAAGGAAATTAAAGATAATTCTGATGTGATGAAAAGCTTCGCTCCAATGGAAGCAGCGGGAAAAAACTTTCCAATGAAAACGACAATGTGGACCCTGACTGACAGAGCCAGCCGGCTAAACAAGGATGAGCTTCAATGCAAGAAGGTGTGGTTTGATCTAAG GACGAGATCTTCAACGAGAGTTGATCAGTCTGACG GGTCACATTTTCATAACGTTGTatctgaagaagaacgacgaaaacgacgtgcTGTAGTCAATAAATCAAAGGTTTTTTTCAAACCTGAACTGGTGTTTCAGTCAGTCAAACGTTTTTGCTTGGCTGTTCTTGACTGCATCCGTTCTTTTGtcagaaaagagaagcgtACATGGACAGTCGGTAGCGAAGGAGGTCAGGTGCACTTGAAAAGCACTGGAGTAACTGTAACTCTTCCAGAGGATGCtgtaaagaagaaaactgaCATTTGTGTGACGTCTTATTTGCCGGAAGGTTGCACAGAATCTCCAGCAATAACTTCCGTCACGACAGTTCTTCCTCATGGATTGACGCTTACAAAGAAAGCAACAATAGAGCTGAAGCATCATCTTTGCTTAGAAAAACCATTCAGAGTTAGAATTCTTTATTACAGCGGCCTTCCAAAGTGTAATAAAGGATATCACTTGCTTGCCGATTTGAACCAAGAGACAATGCGCGCCGTTGACTGTGAGACGGAATTTCGAGTGGAAAGAAATTGTATTCGCATTCTCTGTCTTGGCTTCTCCGAGTACTGCATTATACAGGAAGGTCATTTTTATATTTCTGTTCGAATATATGCTCCTCTTGCTTTCGCTGAAGGAGAATCAGAAGGAAACGTTGTTGCGTCTCTATCGTGTCAGTGCGATGAGgttacaaaaaaaattgacgaagaTCAGAGAAAATTGGCTGGTGAGCCCAGAGAATGCAAAGACTTTCAGAATGATTCCATCAGCGTTGACTCAACGGAGAAAGTAGAGTTGTCTGTTGATCCACCGAAGGACAGTTCGGCCTTGTATTCCGTTGACGGCAACTCAAGTTACACTATTCGTGCAAGCGCTTTGAAGTCATTGATTGGTCGAGGCCACATGAATTACATAACAaggtcgttttttcttattaaGCGGACAGAGGACTTTTCAAAGCATGTCAAGATAAACTTTTCGTATAAGGCTCTTGAAAAAACTGGCTCTGTCGACGGGTCATTTTCGACAAAAATATGGCAACCGATGCCAAGGACGCCTTCTTCCAATGGACGTTCCGAGACTCACAACGAACCAATTCAAAGGGAAGTACAAGATAAAGCAATAAATGCTGTGGTGAGTCAAACTGCTGGAGACCGGCTAGACGAAGTGGTATCTCCAAAAGAACGACTGTCCGTGGCTAAAAGAATTGGACGCCACTGGAGGCATGTTGGAGAGACCCTCGGGCCAGACCCAAAGTTTACATCCACTGAATTGGATTACTTTGAAGCAAAGAGCGATGATCGAGATCGGGCCCAGGCAATGCTTACTACCTGGACAGAAAAGCATGACAAAAACGCCACGAGAAGAATGCTCGTACTTgctctaaaagaagaaaaccaaAACGCTTTGATCTCAGACGTTTTTGAGTATGATTCCAACAGTGTTACAGCGcagcctcctcctccaatgCACTACTCTGAGGGCACAAGACGAAGTAGAA GTTGCTGTCCAGTCTTGTAG
- the LOC136199650 gene encoding uncharacterized protein: MMKSHAGSESGKWQLLDGREHKEKLNKTFKNARTDEAGIKREREPRFQSSGGGSSGSTLSTQASSDEKAKLTDKQLDQVEAIINNDVRYADENKVTLMTICDLGGQEPFLASHVALMPPGALSVYLLVFNGAKLLTDEAKSTYRKSEGGSISAIKQKLCRMETNGDFLKHWASAVHIAHPAEQQGGAYLGEAEGVDFPAIFRVATHRWEAEKAKDRCAKGETSVVDFIRKNNEYIEESFRGQSCQGHFVRPLRGLGFFLVENKTSGTRGEDPTANDIRSRVDTMTDDYWAKQVEQPARWLKFEGVMGELAKITGHSLSTIKEVKQVAEKCHISDEELKDALLHLTHVGAVYYFPDVPQLEKIVFHDSNWLFKLLASFVGSAHSKSDLPVRLANDWDVAVDSGFLSLKLVNCLLRQAEVKERDYRSAKSILCHFDVLVEKIKESEDEGYYAPCFLQDDFTQETKYSQAFIQKASFSFPLVIYAKDVLFFPEALFFRLATRLIRDYCLSSANVPLKRNRVIFPLSPGVNAEFLYQGSRNCVSLTLFLDVEQKQLTEDQMASLPSHCDQLREWLIKNVNDAKQRGMAGLQAEFYCQVKKIQDGSSLLKSFAPMEKEKERFSIKTKMWTLRTDGTSVRQLNKDQLDCMKLWFGAAPRMRYSTEGSRTDGSSSLDDVVSAEERIAVAREIGAKWRRVGQALGPDPKFRVSDLDSFGEKENNRDRAQAMLDDWAEKHHKRATRKMLILALKKEGYGALISEVFGHDSDSVTAQPSPPSQDSESTMSLCITAEWAMTTVK; this comes from the exons ATGATGAAATCCCATGCCGGTAGCGAAAGTGGAAAGTGGCAGCTATTGGATGGCAGAGAACACAAAGAAAAGCTAAACAAGACCTTTAAAAATGCTCGCACCGATGAAGCAGGCATAAAAAG agagagagagccaCGATTTCAATCATCCGGAGGAGGCAGCTCAGGCTCCACTCTATCCACACAAG CCTCTagcgacgagaaagcgaagcTGACCGACAAGCAGCTTGACCAAGTAGAAGCTATAATAAACAATGACGTTCGATATGCCGATGAGAACAAGGTGACTTTGATGACGATCTGCGATCTCGGGGGGCAAGAGCCGTTTCTTGCGTCTCATGTGGCTCTGATGCCTCCAGGCGCTCTTTCCGTCTATCTGCTTGTTTTCAATGGTGCAAAGCTTCTCACCGACGAAGCAAAGTCGACTTACCGAAAATCGGAAGGTGGCAGCATTAGTGCAATCAAGCAGAAGCTTTGCCGAATGGAAACAAACGGCGATTTCCTCAAGCATTGGGCTTCTGCCGTGCACATTGCTCATCCTGCAGAGCAGCAGGGTGGCGCATATCTTGGAGAGGCGGAAGGAGTAGACTTTCCAGCAATTTTTCGCGTTGCAACTCACCGCTGGGAAGCCGAAAAAGCCAAAGATCGATGCGCAAAGGGTGAAACGTCCGTTGTTGATTTCATtagaaaaaacaatgaaTATATCGAAGAGTCATTTCGAGGGCAATCGTGTCAAGGTCATTTCGTTCGACCTTTACGTGGACTCGGGTTTTTCCTCGTTGAGAACAAGACGTCCGGTACACGCGGGGAAGATCCCACTGCCAATGATATTAGAAGTCGAGTTGATACAATGACGGATGATTACTGGGCGAAACAGGTTGAACAACCAGCACGTTGgctgaaatttgaaggcgtcATGGGAGAACTTGCGAAAATCACAGGACACTCTCTATCGACGATCAAGGAGGTAAAACAAGTTGCAGAAAAATGTCACATTTCCGATGAGGAATTGAAAGATGCCCTGTTGCACCTAACTCATGTGGGTGCTGTTTACTATTTCCCAGACGTTCCTCAGcttgagaaaatcgtcttccaCGATTCTAATTGGCTGTTCAAGCTCTTGGCTTCATTTGTTGGTTCAGCACATTCAAAATCAGATCTTCCAGTCAGACTTGCCAACGACTGGGATGTAGCCGTTGATTCtggctttctttctcttaaATTGGTAAACTGTTTGCTGAGGCAAGCCGAAGTGAAGGAGCGTGACTACCGATCGGCAAAAAGCATTCTTTGTCATTTTGACGTTCTTGTAGAAAAGATAAAAGAATCAGAAGACGAAGGCTACTACGCTCCTTGCTTTCTACAGGACGATTTTACGCAGGAAACAAAATACAGCCAAGCGTTTATTCAAAAAgcgtcattttcatttccaCTTGTAATCTATGCTAAAGACGTCTTGTTCTTCCCTGAAGCGCTTTTTTTCCGCTTGGCTACTCGTCTTATTCGAGATTATTGCCTATCGTCCGCTAACGTGCCgctgaagagaaatagaGTGATTTTTCCATTGTCCCCGGGCGTGAACGCAGAATTTCTCTACCAAGGCTCCAGAAATTGCGTCAGTCTCACACTTTTCCTTGATGTTGAACAGAAGCAACTGACGGAAGACCAGATGGCCAGTCTTCCCTCGCATTGCGACCAATTGCGCGAGTGGCTTATCAAGAACGTGAATGACGCAAAACAACGAGGCATGGCGGGATTGCAGGCGGAATTCTATTGtcaagtgaagaaaatccAAGACGGATCTTCTTTGTTGAAAAGCTTCGCTCCaatggaaaaagagaaagaacgctTCTCAATCAAAACAAAGATGTGGACCCTGCGGACTGACGGAACCAGTGTGAGGCAGCTAAATAAGGATCAGCTCGATTGCATGAAGCTGTGGTTTGGAGCAGCTCCAAG GATGAGATATTCCACAGAAGGTTCTCGGACAGACG GCTCATCTAGTCTTGATGATGTGGTCTCTGCAGAGGAACGAATTGCTGTAGCTAGAGAAATTGGAGCCAAGTGGAGGCGTGTTGGACAGGCTCTTGGGCCAGACCCAAAGTTTAGAGTCAGTGACTTGGACAGctttggagaaaaagaaaacaatcgAGATCGGGCCCAGGCAATGCTCGACGACTGGGCAGAAAAGCATCACAAAAGAGCCACAAGAAAAATGCTCATTCTTGCTCTGAAAAAGGAAGGCTATGGCGCCTTGATATCAGAAGTCTTCGGACATGATTCCGACAGTGTTACAGCGCAGCCTTCTCCTCCATCGCAGGACTCTGAGAGCACAA TGTCTTTATGCATCACTGCAGAATGGGCCATGACAACTGTGAAATAA
- the LOC136199648 gene encoding uncharacterized protein, which produces MAGEWQRIVQPEIVFLVDNFVYSGRLRDILMSKRLLSPDDIEAIGLVKTTRERVHELIWKYISKRGPGSLLKFIEALEEDDPPQSALAQRLRSRLSEGATTTTSPVSSSASSFLNKMAGEDKLRDLLRNKWISIARRLLRHYRYGRDAWSRASRLKKGMVKVARVRLNVIGQDGVGKTCLVRLLFHEKFEEQPSTCGLNLSKAVTMMKSHAGTDTEKWRLLTFEEHKKELNKTFKNARTDEANTKGEREPRVSDRQSLGDRPLSGGSTQITEVSSPKRAKLTEEHLGKIDLDSSHKEEKLTEDHLDKIEAIINDDDLFGDENKVTLMTICDLGGQEPFLASHVALMPPGALSVYLLVFNGAKLLTDKAKSTYRKLEGDKINPIEQKLCRMETNGDFLKHWASAVHIAHPVEQQGDDYLGETEGVEFPAIFCVATHRCKAEEARCAKRESSVVDFISENNEYLKQLFQKQACQGHFVRPSSELEFFLVDNETSGTDKEDPTAKEIRSAVDTMTDDFWKKQNEQKARWLKFEGVMGKLVNITGRSVSTLEEVKQVAEKCHITDDRELEDALLHLTHVGAVYYFPDVPQLQKVIFHNSDWLLKLLASFVGSVHSKLNLPPKLRTGWQKAVGSGFLSLKLVNCLLKQAEVKDRDYASAKSILCHFDVLVEKEKGSEGKGYYAPCFLQDDFRQETKYIQAFIQKASFSFPLIVYAKDVLFFPEALFFRLATRLIRKYCQPSDVPPLKRNRLVFPLSPGVNAEFLYQGSRNCVSLTLYAKGSLTEEQKAELSSSCKGLYDWFMKNVNDAKQRGMAGLQAEFYCQVKESRDSSALFESLAALKDFSIETRMHTLTDGISQLNEEELRCMKLWFGADPRMRFSTEGSQADGSYLNGKVSSDELRSVAKKIGHHWRHVGGALGPDPKFTFIELDDFEAKGRDRDRAQAMLTTWAEKHHKNATRRMLILALKEESQNALISDVFQCDDPDSVTA; this is translated from the exons ATGGCAGGCGAATGGCAACGTATTGTGCAGCCGGAAATTGTTTTCTTGGTGGACAACTTCGTCTACTCGGGACGTCTCAGAGACATCCTCATGTCAAAGAGGCTACTCTCCCCAGACGACATCGAAGCGATCGGGCTCGTCAAAACCACGAGGGAGAGAGTGCACGAGCTCATTTGGAAATACATCAGCAAAAGGGGGCCTGGCTCGTTGCTCAAGTTCATCGAAGCGctggaagaagacgatcctCCTCAGTCCGCATTGGCCCAACGACTACGATCACGTCTGAGTGAGGGTGCTACTACTACAACTTCTCCTGTATCTTCATCCGCCA GTTCGTTTCTTAACAAAATGGCCGGTGAAGACAAACTGCGGGATTTACTCAGAAATAAATGGATATCTATTGCAAGACGTCTACTACGCCATTATCGGTATGGTAGAGATGCTTGGTCGAGGGCTTCTCGCCTGAAGAAGGGCATGGTGAAAGTTGCTCGAGTTCGTCTTAATGTGATTGGACAAGATGGAGTTGGAAAAACATGTCTCGTCCGACTTCTTTTCCATGAGAAGTTTGAAGAACAGCCCAGCACGTGCGGTCTTAACCTTAGCAAGGCCGTCACAATGATGAAATCCCACGCCGGTACCGATACTGAGAAGTGGCGACTATTGACTTTTGAAGAGCACAAAAAAGAGTTAAATAAGACTTTTAAAAATGCTCGCACCGATGAAGCAAACACAAAAGG agagagagagccaCGAGTTTCTGACCGTCAATCTTTGGGAGATCGGCCATTGTCTGGTGGTTCTACTCAAATCACGGAAG TCTCTAGCCCTAAAAGAGCGAAGCTGACCGAAGAGCACCTTGGCAAAATAGATTTAGACTCCAGCcacaaagaagagaagctgACCGAAGATCACCTTGACAAAATAGAAGCTATAATAAACGATGACGATTTATTCGGCGATGAGAACAAGGTCACTTTGATGACTATCTGCGATCTCGGGGGGCAAGAACCCTTTCTGGCGTCTCATGTGGCTCTCATGCCTCCCGGCGCTCTCTCCGTCTATTTGCTTGTTTTCAATGGTGCAAAGCTCCTCACCGATAAAGCAAAGTCCACTTACCGAAAACTAGAAGGCGATAAAATCAATCCGATTGAACAGAAGCTTTGCCGAATGGAGACAAATGGCGATTTCCTCAAGCATTGGGCTTCTGCCGTGCACATTGCTCATCCTGTAGAGCAGCAGGGCGATGACTATCTTGGAGAGACGGAAGGAGTAGAATTTCCGGCGATATTTTGCGTTGCAACTCACCGCTGCAAAGCTGAAGAAGCTCGATGCGCGAAGAGAGAATCGTCCGTCGTTGATTTCATTAGTGAAAACAATGAATATCTCAAACAGTTGTTTCAAAAGCAAGCTTGCCAAGGTCATTTCGTTCGACCTTCATCGGAACTCGAgttttttctcgttgatAACGAGACATCCGGCACAGATAAAGAAGATCCCACTGCCAAGGAAATTAGAAGTGCAGTTGACACAATGACGGATGACTTCTGGAAGAAACAGAATGAACAAAAGGCGCGCTGgctgaaatttgaaggcgtGATGGGGAAACTTGTGAACATAACAGGACGCTCTGTATCGACGCTTGAGGAAGTAAAACAAGTGGCAGAGAAATGTCACATTACCGATGACAGGGAATTGGAGGATGCCTTGTTGCACCTAACTCATGTGGGTGCTGTTTACTATTTCCCAGACGTTCCTCAGCTTCAGAAAGTCATCTTTCACAATTCTGATTGGCTGTTGAAACTCTTGGCTTCATTTGTTGGTTCTGTACACTCTAAATTGAATCTCCCACCCAAACTCCGAACGGGTTGGCAAAAAGCCGTTGGTTCtggctttctttctcttaaATTGGTAAATTGTTTGCTGAAGCAAGCCGAAGTGAAAGATCGGGACTATGCATCAGCAAAAAGCATTCTTTGTCATTTTGACGTTCTtgtagaaaaggaaaaaggatCAGAAGGCAAAGGCTACTACGCTCCCTGCTTTCTCCAGGACGATTTCAGGCAGGAAACGAAATACATCCAAGCGTTTATTCAAAAAgcgtcattttcatttccaCTTATTGTCTATGCCAAGGACGTCTTGTTCTTCCCAGAAgcgcttttctttcgcttggcTACTCGTCTTATTCGAAAATATTGTCAGCCGTCTGACGTACCGccgttgaagagaaacagacTGGTTTTCCCACTGTCGCCGGGAGTTAACGCAGAATTTCTCTACCAAGGCTCTAGAAACTGCGTCAGTCTTACTCTTTATGCAAAAGGGTCACTAACGGAGGAGCAGAAGGCCGAACTTTCCTCGTCTTGCAAAGGATTGTATGACTGGTTTATGAAGAACGTGAATGACGCAAAACAACGAGGCATGGCGGGATTGCAGGCAGAATTCTATTGTCAAGTGAAAGAAAGCCGAGATAGTTCCGCTCTTTTCGAAAGCCTCGCTGCACTGAAAGACTTTTCAATAGAAACGAGAATGCACACCTTGACTGACGGAATCAGTCAGCTAAATGAGGAGGAGCTCCGCTGCATGAAGCTGTGGTTTGGAGCAGATCCAAG GATGAGATTTTCCACAGAAGGTTCTCAGGCAGACG GCTCATATCTTAATGGAAAAGTATCTTCAGATGAACTGCGTTCTGTGGCTAAAAAAATTGGACACCACTGGAGGCATGTTGGAGGGGCTCTTGGGCCAGATCCAAAGTTTACATTCATTGAATTGGATGACTTTGAAGCCAAGGGCAGGGATCGAGATCGGGCCCAGGCAATGCTTACTACCTGGGCAGAAAAGCATCACAAAAATGCCACGAGAAGAATGCTCATACTTGctctgaaagaagaaagccaaAACGCTTTGATATCAGACGTTTTCCAATGTGATGATCCCGACAGTGTTACAGCGTAG
- the LOC136199651 gene encoding coiled-coil domain-containing protein 134-like isoform X1, whose protein sequence is MWACVSNFAFFALLLLQFRVSLSIDNDTDKSVISQLQIYKRLLRQKRIDHVDAAKSLADMDNYEKKYKMLKLIFDKIFLVFTEVQKSMDEDEWEAGKELPQDEKQRESLLKLFENTLFMGDLVLRIPDMSHRIYDRKIGRG, encoded by the exons ATGTGGGCGTGTGTCTcaaatttcgcttttttcgcgcttctccttctccaatTTCGCGTCTCGCTATCGATCGATAATGACACGGATAAGAGCGTCATTTCTCAGCTTCAGATTT ACAAACGTCTTCTCCGGCAGAAACGTATTGATCACGTCGACGCAGCTAAATCATTAGCCGACATGGATAActacgagaaaaaatacaaaatgctcaaattgattttcgacAAGATTTTTCTC GTATTTACTGAAGTTCAAAAGAGcatggacgaagacgagtgGGAAGCAGGAAAAGAACTTCCTCAGGACGAAAAACAGAGAGAAA GTTTgttaaaattatttgaaaatACACTTTTTATGGGAGATCTCGTTCTAAGAATTCCTGACATGAGTCATAGG ATTTATGACAGGAAGATTGGAAGGGGCTAA